The following proteins come from a genomic window of Oricola thermophila:
- the leuC gene encoding 3-isopropylmalate dehydratase large subunit, with protein sequence MAGHTLYEKIWSRHVVTDFGNDEALLYVDRHLVQEVSSPQAFAALDKAGRKVRRPEAHIAVADHAVPTLRNGDTFADELARKQVERLNQNAAKHGITYIPMDGAGHGIVHVIGPELGFTLPGAVLVCGDSHTCTHGAFGCIAFGIGASECASVFATQTLRQRRQKTMRVNLEGGLPHGVTIKDVILALIAEIGTGGGVGYAIEFSGSTVRDLSMEARMTLCNMAIEAGSRVGMVAPDEKTISYLEGRPLAPSGDVWQAAVKDWLSLRSDEDAVYDREITFDTSALAPQVSWGTTPELTSPVTGVVPDPDAEPNENRSEKIRKSLAYMDLRPGTALAEIAIDRVFIGSCTNGRIEDLRAAAGILAGRKVASGVAAIAVPGSASVKTMAEAEGLHEIFLAAGFEWRDAGCSMCVGINEDRLAEGERCASTSNRNFEGRQGIGGRTHLMSPIMAAAAAIAGHITDVREFL encoded by the coding sequence ATGGCGGGACATACCCTGTATGAAAAGATATGGAGCAGGCATGTCGTGACCGATTTCGGGAACGACGAGGCACTGCTCTACGTGGACCGCCACCTGGTGCAAGAGGTGTCCAGTCCGCAGGCATTCGCAGCCCTCGACAAGGCGGGACGCAAGGTGCGCCGGCCGGAGGCTCATATCGCGGTCGCGGACCACGCGGTCCCCACACTGCGAAACGGCGACACCTTCGCCGACGAGCTTGCCCGCAAACAGGTCGAGCGCCTCAATCAGAACGCCGCCAAGCACGGTATCACCTACATACCCATGGACGGTGCCGGGCATGGAATCGTCCACGTGATCGGACCCGAACTCGGCTTCACGCTGCCTGGAGCCGTGCTTGTATGCGGCGATAGCCATACCTGCACCCACGGTGCGTTCGGCTGCATTGCATTCGGCATCGGAGCAAGCGAATGCGCCAGCGTCTTCGCGACCCAGACCCTCCGGCAACGCCGGCAGAAGACGATGCGCGTCAACCTGGAAGGCGGCCTGCCGCACGGCGTCACCATCAAGGATGTCATTCTCGCCCTGATCGCTGAGATCGGAACCGGCGGAGGCGTTGGCTACGCAATCGAATTTTCCGGCTCGACTGTCCGGGACCTGTCGATGGAAGCGCGCATGACGCTCTGCAACATGGCGATCGAGGCAGGCAGCCGCGTCGGCATGGTTGCCCCGGACGAAAAGACGATCTCATACCTGGAAGGCCGGCCGCTCGCGCCGTCGGGAGATGTCTGGCAGGCCGCGGTGAAGGACTGGCTCTCGCTCCGCAGCGACGAGGATGCGGTCTACGACCGGGAGATCACATTCGATACGTCCGCGCTCGCCCCGCAGGTATCCTGGGGCACGACCCCGGAACTGACGTCGCCCGTCACCGGCGTCGTGCCGGACCCGGACGCCGAGCCGAACGAAAACCGCAGCGAGAAGATCAGGAAGAGCCTCGCCTACATGGACCTCAGGCCGGGCACGGCACTCGCCGAAATCGCCATCGATCGGGTCTTCATCGGGTCCTGCACCAACGGCCGTATCGAGGACCTGCGCGCTGCCGCGGGAATTCTCGCCGGGAGGAAAGTCGCAAGCGGCGTGGCGGCGATCGCCGTCCCCGGCTCGGCATCCGTCAAGACGATGGCCGAGGCCGAAGGGCTGCACGAGATATTCCTCGCGGCCGGCTTCGAATGGCGCGATGCGGGCTGCTCGATGTGCGTCGGCATCAACGAGGATCGCCTGGCGGAGGGAGAGCGTTGCGCCTCCACCTCGAACCGGAACTTCGAAGGCCGGCAGGGAATTGGCGGTCGAACCCACCTGATGAGTCCGATCATGGCCGCCGCCGCGGCAATTGCAGGACACATCACCGACGTCAGGGAATTTCTTTGA
- a CDS encoding isochorismatase family protein codes for MSTESDLQENYRRAYGNRIGFGKKPALILIDFVEAYFDPACELYADVEDALASALRIRDKAREIGIPVIYTNVVYQAGGVDGGRFFQKALPLRNFVSGNPMGAWPKGMEVGEHELVVSKQYPSAFFGTSLAATLATLGVDTLVHTGLTTSGCVRATCVDCCSHGFIPIIAREAVGDRHSAPHEANLFDMDAKYADVVSEADVIEYFNKTGKSQ; via the coding sequence ATGAGTACCGAAAGCGATCTCCAGGAAAACTACCGCCGCGCATACGGAAACAGGATCGGTTTCGGCAAGAAGCCCGCGCTCATACTGATCGATTTCGTCGAAGCCTATTTCGATCCCGCATGCGAACTTTACGCTGATGTCGAGGACGCCCTCGCCTCCGCCCTCCGTATACGCGACAAGGCACGCGAGATCGGGATTCCGGTCATTTACACGAATGTCGTCTACCAGGCCGGCGGCGTCGATGGCGGGCGCTTCTTCCAGAAGGCCCTGCCGCTCAGAAACTTCGTTTCCGGGAACCCCATGGGTGCGTGGCCAAAAGGCATGGAAGTCGGCGAGCACGAACTCGTCGTCTCCAAGCAGTACCCGAGCGCCTTCTTCGGCACTTCCCTTGCTGCGACGCTCGCGACCCTGGGCGTGGACACGCTTGTCCATACGGGCCTGACCACGAGCGGCTGCGTGAGAGCCACCTGTGTCGATTGCTGCTCGCACGGCTTCATTCCGATCATCGCCCGCGAAGCGGTCGGAGATCGCCACAGCGCGCCCCATGAAGCGAACCTGTTCGACATGGACGCCAAATACGCCGACGTCGTCAGCGAGGCCGACGTCATCGAATATTTCAACAAGA
- the leuD gene encoding 3-isopropylmalate dehydratase small subunit: protein MKKLLKLRSVAAPLFENAVDTDVIFPARFLLILDRDGLGKYAFNERRSGTSPFVLDTPPYDKAEILVTGENFGTGSSREQAVWALADIGIRCVIARSFGEIFFANCFKNGLLPIRLEGSDMTAVERAASAAEPVTVDLESQRIELADGTVIRFDIEPNRKRSLLSGLDEVGIILAEEVAAIEAHEARRAETAPWLVIASRQFENIPPKEDAA, encoded by the coding sequence ATGAAAAAGCTGTTGAAACTGCGAAGTGTCGCCGCGCCGCTGTTCGAGAACGCGGTCGACACGGATGTCATCTTCCCGGCGAGGTTCCTGCTCATCCTGGACCGCGACGGGCTCGGCAAATACGCCTTCAATGAAAGAAGGAGCGGCACTTCCCCATTCGTCCTGGACACACCGCCTTACGACAAGGCGGAGATTCTCGTGACCGGGGAAAACTTCGGCACGGGTTCGAGCCGCGAACAGGCCGTCTGGGCATTGGCGGATATCGGCATCCGCTGCGTCATTGCCCGCAGCTTCGGCGAAATCTTCTTCGCCAACTGCTTCAAGAACGGCCTGCTGCCGATCCGCCTCGAAGGCAGCGACATGACGGCCGTCGAACGAGCGGCAAGCGCCGCCGAGCCGGTCACCGTCGATCTCGAAAGCCAGCGCATCGAGCTGGCCGACGGCACGGTCATCCGCTTCGACATCGAACCGAACCGCAAGCGCTCGCTGCTCTCCGGGCTGGACGAGGTAGGCATCATTCTCGCCGAGGAGGTGGCCGCGATCGAGGCTCATGAAGCGCGCCGTGCCGAGACGGCCCCATGGCTCGTGATCGCTTCGCGGCAGTTCGAAAACATACCCCCAAAAGAGGACGCAGCCTGA